Proteins encoded together in one Kutzneria kofuensis window:
- a CDS encoding protein kinase domain-containing protein, producing the protein MIRLSCGDVSQVITGSCVVGRAPECDFRIAADRKVSRRHCLVDVGPTSVTVRDLASRNGTIVNGEAHETTELCDGDELLIGDTTVLVSFFPRAVRELGRGAQGVVELVEETPGEFVAVKTLTEQGRVDPDARDAFQRELDCTKALRHNHIVDFLGSDTEDGVLRVRYEYCAGGSLADHGPIPVDEAVSLTLQALDALVYAHEADVPVRLADGSTVIGHGLVHRDLKPQNLLLTGDGRLKIADFGLAKAFDQAGLSGRTRTGAIGGSVAFMPRRQVIDYKYARPDVDLWAITACLYWMLTGQPPRDFPPRTSAVTVVLRTPPVPVRDRLATVPEALAEVIDSVLDETVHSGPTSAAALAAALRT; encoded by the coding sequence ATGATCAGGCTGTCGTGTGGCGATGTCTCGCAGGTGATCACCGGCAGCTGCGTGGTCGGCCGCGCGCCGGAGTGCGATTTCCGGATCGCGGCCGACCGCAAGGTCTCCCGCCGGCACTGCCTGGTCGACGTGGGCCCGACGTCGGTGACCGTGCGCGACCTGGCCAGCCGCAACGGCACCATCGTGAACGGGGAGGCCCACGAGACAACGGAACTGTGCGACGGCGACGAGTTGCTGATCGGCGACACGACGGTGCTGGTCTCGTTCTTTCCGCGCGCGGTCAGGGAACTGGGTCGGGGCGCGCAGGGCGTGGTGGAGCTGGTCGAGGAGACGCCGGGCGAGTTCGTCGCGGTCAAGACGCTCACCGAGCAGGGTCGGGTCGACCCCGACGCCCGCGACGCCTTCCAGCGCGAACTGGACTGCACGAAGGCGTTGCGGCACAACCACATCGTCGACTTCCTCGGCAGTGACACCGAGGACGGCGTGCTCCGGGTCCGCTACGAGTACTGCGCCGGCGGTAGCCTCGCCGACCACGGACCCATCCCGGTCGACGAGGCCGTCTCCCTGACGCTGCAAGCCCTTGACGCCCTCGTCTACGCCCACGAAGCCGACGTTCCGGTACGACTGGCCGACGGCAGCACCGTGATCGGACACGGCCTCGTGCACCGCGACCTCAAGCCGCAGAACCTGCTGCTCACCGGCGACGGCCGGCTCAAGATCGCCGACTTCGGCCTGGCCAAGGCGTTCGACCAGGCCGGCCTGTCCGGCCGCACCCGAACCGGCGCGATCGGCGGCAGCGTCGCCTTCATGCCCCGCCGCCAGGTCATCGACTACAAGTACGCCCGCCCCGATGTGGACCTGTGGGCGATCACCGCCTGTCTGTACTGGATGTTGACCGGCCAGCCGCCACGCGACTTCCCGCCCCGGACCAGTGCCGTCACCGTCGTCCTGCGAACGCCGCCGGTGCCGGTCCGCGACCGTCTCGCCACCGTGCCCGAGGCCCTCGCCGAGGTGATCGACTCGGTGCTGGACGAGACCGTCCACTCCGGACCAACCTCCGCCGCCGCGCTCGCGGCCGCCCTCAG
- a CDS encoding serine/threonine-protein kinase, protein MAWQPGETVLGLYEVKDVRSGGMGVVHRVRHLGWQVDLAVKTPRPEWMTTPADRRHFEREAGTWVNLGLHPHTVNCVYVRTIDATPRVFAEWVDGGSLAEAVAKGRLDDPASILDIAIQTAWGLAHAHEAGLVHQDVKPANVMLEPDGTVKVTDFGLAKALQTDEEAPAGVSFAGRTREYCSPEQADAMAGRPGVRITAATDVWSWAVTVLEMFAGRRPTNFGEAAGEALTTLLDEGLPMPAKVVALLRTCFADDPEQRPTALDVAAQLIDLYGDVVGTAYGRQAPKPARLLADGLSNQALSLLDLGRVEEAEELWQRAVGADPYHLPSVYNQGLHKWRTGSRTGEEVVSDLEAASSADPANSLGPLLLGAVQLERHENERAGELLRKAAAADPSSMDAQTALAALDNRPPRIAIDLEHEGVTAVALSADGQQVLFGDKKGRLVLWTPAKGTGRRAQHVLTRRGDPVQAVAMSADATVGAIIRQGAVELWDLARRRQRPGLRDAGGVCAVAVSADGSHYATGQVSGLVSVWTVEHERQVAAMRAHAGRIDSLALSPDGRRVVSASFRDRDSSVRAWDVATNSLTAALSGPQRGTLHGVPKYSSELDIGAVSLDASHAVVAWWHGPLTTWDTRNGVVVSEVPTRYADIYTMVVAGTTMMTTYEPPVRVFDAPTGRCLRVVGRDLKPDAQFVKAAAITADARVAALASDYAGIALRSLPAADYQAPWCYARPRAAHELVSTEDTFRSRMDRVKELVEREQFAAAGEVLRTIREVPGFARNHEVREAWARLGPHGTRSRLLGGWFLYEYAADGEFTQPPVVLLRQDGRYSVSCRWTGEVDVWDFLAAERLLTFDRGEGGMARDVRFAVDGLLVLVLTTAGTIRQLNLADGGKRIFTKDTGRLTAFDVDATGTGIVIGDETGTLRVRDLPRGNVLAEMKAFPGRIHTVAMSPDGRHVAALGSTGGDENEIHVWAGEPPGPTWTLKSRSADEGLRFSPDGRLLFVSFGLSTGVWDAATGEFRHSVRCGTSLIGPQQRLALSGDGRLAATPGEKGLSVWRTDTGEVHRSLPVPDLIQAYVLSADGTFAVTANNARQIQVWDLRTGGCLREMEGHRADIHRMMLSDDGGKLLTTDIGSSMCGWELVWDYDFR, encoded by the coding sequence ATGGCCTGGCAGCCGGGCGAGACGGTCCTCGGCCTGTACGAGGTCAAGGACGTGCGCAGCGGCGGCATGGGCGTCGTGCACCGGGTGCGTCACCTCGGCTGGCAGGTGGACCTGGCGGTGAAGACGCCCCGCCCGGAGTGGATGACCACGCCGGCGGACCGCCGGCACTTCGAGCGCGAGGCCGGCACGTGGGTGAACCTGGGGCTGCACCCGCACACCGTGAACTGCGTCTACGTGCGCACGATCGACGCCACGCCGAGGGTGTTCGCGGAGTGGGTCGACGGCGGCAGCCTCGCCGAGGCGGTGGCGAAGGGCCGGCTCGACGATCCGGCGAGCATCCTCGACATCGCGATCCAGACGGCGTGGGGCCTCGCCCACGCGCACGAGGCCGGCCTGGTGCACCAGGACGTCAAGCCGGCCAACGTGATGCTCGAACCGGACGGCACCGTCAAGGTCACCGACTTCGGCCTGGCCAAGGCGCTGCAGACGGACGAGGAGGCGCCGGCCGGCGTCAGCTTCGCCGGGAGGACGCGGGAGTACTGCTCCCCCGAGCAGGCCGACGCCATGGCCGGCCGGCCCGGGGTGCGAATCACAGCGGCGACGGACGTGTGGTCGTGGGCGGTGACGGTGCTGGAGATGTTCGCCGGCCGCCGGCCGACCAACTTCGGCGAGGCCGCCGGCGAGGCGCTGACGACACTGCTGGACGAGGGCCTGCCCATGCCGGCGAAGGTCGTGGCCCTGCTGCGCACCTGCTTCGCCGACGATCCGGAGCAGCGTCCCACCGCCCTCGACGTCGCCGCGCAGCTGATCGACCTCTACGGGGATGTCGTCGGCACGGCGTACGGGCGTCAGGCTCCGAAGCCGGCGCGGCTGCTCGCCGACGGCCTGTCCAACCAGGCCCTGTCGCTGCTCGACCTCGGCCGCGTCGAGGAGGCGGAGGAGCTGTGGCAGCGGGCGGTCGGCGCGGATCCGTACCACCTGCCGTCCGTCTACAACCAGGGCCTGCACAAGTGGCGGACCGGCTCCCGCACGGGTGAGGAGGTCGTGTCCGACCTGGAGGCCGCCAGCTCCGCCGACCCCGCCAACAGCCTCGGGCCGTTGCTGCTGGGGGCCGTTCAGTTGGAGCGACACGAGAACGAGCGCGCCGGCGAGCTGCTGCGCAAGGCAGCCGCCGCCGACCCATCCTCCATGGACGCTCAGACAGCACTGGCCGCGCTGGACAACCGTCCGCCGCGCATCGCCATCGACCTCGAACACGAAGGTGTCACGGCGGTCGCGCTCAGCGCGGACGGCCAGCAGGTGTTGTTCGGCGACAAGAAGGGGCGGCTGGTGTTGTGGACGCCGGCCAAGGGCACCGGCCGGCGCGCGCAGCACGTCCTGACCCGCCGTGGGGATCCCGTCCAGGCCGTCGCCATGAGCGCGGACGCCACGGTCGGCGCGATCATCCGTCAAGGTGCCGTCGAGCTGTGGGATCTGGCGCGACGCCGCCAGCGGCCCGGGCTCCGCGATGCCGGCGGCGTGTGTGCGGTCGCGGTGAGCGCCGACGGCAGCCATTACGCGACGGGCCAGGTCTCCGGCCTGGTGTCGGTCTGGACGGTCGAGCACGAACGCCAGGTCGCCGCCATGCGGGCGCACGCAGGGCGGATCGACTCGCTGGCGTTGAGCCCGGACGGCCGCCGGGTCGTCTCGGCCTCGTTCCGCGATCGGGACAGCTCGGTGCGGGCCTGGGACGTGGCCACCAACAGCTTGACCGCGGCCTTGTCCGGGCCACAGCGGGGAACGCTGCACGGAGTGCCCAAGTATTCGTCCGAATTGGACATCGGCGCGGTCAGCCTGGACGCCAGCCATGCGGTGGTCGCCTGGTGGCACGGGCCGCTCACGACGTGGGACACGCGCAACGGTGTGGTGGTGAGCGAGGTGCCGACCCGGTATGCGGACATCTACACCATGGTGGTCGCCGGCACCACGATGATGACCACCTACGAGCCTCCGGTCCGGGTCTTCGACGCGCCGACCGGCCGTTGCCTGCGCGTGGTCGGCCGCGATCTGAAGCCCGACGCGCAGTTCGTGAAGGCGGCGGCGATCACCGCCGACGCACGGGTGGCCGCGCTCGCGAGCGACTACGCCGGCATCGCGCTCCGCTCCCTGCCGGCTGCCGACTACCAGGCGCCGTGGTGTTACGCGCGACCCCGGGCGGCCCACGAGCTCGTCAGCACGGAAGACACCTTCCGCAGCCGCATGGACCGCGTGAAGGAGCTCGTCGAGCGGGAGCAGTTCGCCGCGGCCGGCGAGGTGCTGCGGACCATCCGGGAGGTTCCCGGCTTCGCCCGCAACCACGAGGTGCGCGAGGCCTGGGCCCGACTCGGCCCGCACGGCACCAGGTCGAGGCTGCTCGGCGGCTGGTTCCTGTACGAGTACGCGGCGGACGGCGAGTTCACCCAGCCGCCGGTGGTGCTGCTGCGCCAGGACGGCCGGTACTCGGTGAGCTGCCGGTGGACCGGCGAAGTGGACGTGTGGGACTTCCTTGCCGCGGAACGGCTGTTGACGTTCGACCGCGGCGAGGGCGGCATGGCCAGGGACGTCCGCTTCGCCGTGGACGGCCTGCTGGTGCTGGTCCTGACCACCGCCGGCACCATCCGCCAGCTGAACCTGGCCGACGGCGGCAAACGCATCTTCACCAAGGACACCGGCCGGCTCACCGCGTTCGACGTCGACGCGACGGGCACCGGCATCGTCATCGGCGACGAGACCGGAACGCTGCGCGTGCGCGACCTGCCGCGCGGCAACGTCCTGGCCGAGATGAAGGCCTTCCCGGGCCGGATTCACACCGTGGCGATGAGCCCGGACGGCCGGCACGTCGCGGCGCTGGGCAGCACCGGTGGCGACGAGAACGAGATCCACGTGTGGGCGGGCGAACCACCCGGGCCGACGTGGACCCTCAAGTCCCGGTCCGCCGACGAGGGACTGCGTTTCAGTCCCGACGGTCGCCTCCTGTTCGTCTCGTTCGGGCTGTCGACCGGCGTGTGGGACGCGGCGACCGGCGAGTTCCGACACTCGGTGCGGTGCGGCACCTCGCTGATCGGTCCGCAGCAGCGACTGGCCCTCAGCGGCGACGGCCGGCTCGCGGCGACGCCGGGCGAGAAGGGGCTGTCCGTCTGGCGAACCGACACCGGGGAGGTCCATCGGTCGCTGCCGGTGCCCGACCTGATCCAGGCCTACGTGCTCAGCGCCGACGGGACGTTCGCGGTCACCGCCAACAACGCCCGCCAGATCCAGGTGTGGGACCTGCGCACCGGCGGGTGCCTGCGGGAGATGGAGGGCCACCGGGCCGACATCCACCGCATGATGCTCAGCGACGACGGCGGCAAGCTGCTCACCACCGACATCGGTTCGTCGATGTGCGGCTGGGAACTGGTGTGGGACTACGACTTCCGATGA
- a CDS encoding DUF7019 family protein: MSLRYYVYISDSKVDMLLPQVDPGFAGKRSTEVGVNLKVVTGKRKVESDADRIARLERVVRHLDDFCDVGTIDEPGQYFRGRLAMRWKQAAPGLVYFGGATEDTVVGLGGASGHIFGGTAPKDAVFAPSQLPGLVQGLEAIAADDAAESSLELAYLANRNLRGDEQEVEFVAKRLRHGPSPYPELDGGKAVSVLVGSPLFVALAD, encoded by the coding sequence GTGTCGCTGCGGTACTACGTCTACATCAGCGATTCCAAGGTCGACATGCTGTTGCCGCAGGTCGATCCCGGGTTCGCCGGCAAGCGCAGCACGGAGGTCGGGGTCAACCTCAAGGTGGTCACCGGCAAGCGCAAGGTGGAGTCCGACGCGGATCGGATCGCCCGGCTGGAGCGGGTGGTGCGGCACCTGGACGACTTCTGCGACGTGGGCACGATCGACGAGCCGGGCCAGTACTTCCGGGGGCGGCTGGCGATGCGCTGGAAGCAGGCCGCGCCGGGGCTGGTCTACTTCGGCGGCGCCACCGAGGACACGGTGGTGGGCCTGGGCGGCGCCAGTGGGCACATCTTCGGCGGGACGGCGCCGAAGGACGCGGTGTTCGCGCCGTCCCAGCTGCCGGGGCTGGTCCAGGGCCTGGAGGCGATCGCCGCGGACGACGCCGCGGAGAGCTCTCTGGAGTTGGCGTACCTGGCCAACCGGAACCTGCGCGGCGACGAGCAGGAGGTGGAGTTCGTCGCGAAACGCCTGCGGCACGGCCCGAGCCCGTACCCGGAGCTCGACGGCGGCAAGGCCGTGAGTGTCCTGGTGGGCAGCCCGCTGTTCGTCGCCCTGGCGGACTGA
- a CDS encoding BTAD domain-containing putative transcriptional regulator yields MGTAPSVKVELLGAVRAWSDSGEIPLGPPRQRAVFAMLAASVDTVVSRSELIDGIWGEEPPASAEGSLYTYISDLRRALEPGRANRAPSRLLESSGAGYVLRVPADHVDLTRFAVLRQEAAGLLASGSPGAALRALDAALALWQGEAFGGIPGPYAERRRGSLAELRLATQEQRAEAMLALGAAHDVIGELSELVRTYPLRESLRALLMTALHRSGRRAEALDVYRDAERLLEEELGIEPSPPLTKLYQQLQADEVRPVVSVRASHHARVPDGFVSRAMEVARMQAMVADVAAGTGGVIWLEGEPGIGKSSLLAAGLAGAEEAGCQLGWAVADELGQRFPLRTILDCLDVDRRSADPRRAELADSLHSPANGLLPGADPVTAAVDRLLAFVETLCEDAPLLLVMDDMQWADEVSLLVWHRLSRATSRLPLLLVASARTLPRRPHVEQVRLAAADGFVVTLEPLSANDVADIVRQSVGAPPGPELRTLTARAGGNPLYVRELLDALSREDAITVADGSAEIQHGTAASAPGSLVAALTRRLSFLSANVREALQWASLLGAEFAVGDLSVVSDRPVPQLLGLLDEAITSNVVIANGDYLAFRHGLIRQALYEGTPSAVRLALHNHAAQALAKAGAPLEQVAEQLLAVPGAVEPWVVTWLQDNASALGQLAPQITMDLIGRALAMPTLTPPAREALTAELARLSFALGGVPESEVRYVIGRTRNVDRLSEMRSILAHILCRRGQGAAAVEMLRESIEGPDVPEVWKARHEVLTAIGERTGNQDLTACEVSARRGVKRGQECGDEFAAAHGLQELWVVHSVRREHAAAISVVDEAIAAIADVPALVGMRLNLLDNRLFSLQNLDRLADVDDTLRFARELGRQHAVPTELHLPAAVHHYWLGRWDEALVELDGVVQDSPEMTFYGLRESTVTLLLLHGVAALIALRRADDDAADAHLLAAAELPVASPAERENCDFLVAAQAVAAERDGRIDEAVSLLTPNLRADYSQMTLRHQWLPDLARLALQQGDIAIAREAAEQCDDEASREQQPARAFTAALRCRALVTGDPEPAREAVEHYRRIGRAVELGQALEDLAVLHAARGHVSDAEAALGEAIAEYSAFGARWDIQRARERSAAARP; encoded by the coding sequence GTGGGGACAGCGCCCTCGGTCAAGGTGGAACTGCTCGGCGCGGTCCGCGCCTGGTCGGACAGCGGCGAGATCCCGTTGGGGCCGCCGCGTCAGCGCGCGGTCTTCGCCATGCTGGCGGCGAGCGTGGACACGGTGGTGTCCCGCAGCGAGCTGATCGACGGCATCTGGGGCGAGGAGCCGCCGGCGAGCGCCGAGGGCAGCCTGTACACGTACATTTCGGACTTGCGGCGAGCGCTGGAGCCGGGGCGGGCCAATCGCGCGCCGAGCCGGCTGCTGGAGTCCTCGGGCGCCGGCTATGTGCTGCGGGTGCCGGCCGATCACGTGGACCTGACCAGATTCGCCGTGCTCCGCCAGGAAGCCGCCGGTCTGCTCGCGTCCGGATCGCCCGGCGCGGCCCTGCGGGCGCTCGACGCCGCGCTGGCGCTGTGGCAGGGCGAGGCGTTCGGCGGGATCCCCGGCCCGTACGCGGAACGGCGCCGGGGCAGCCTGGCCGAGCTGCGGCTGGCCACCCAGGAGCAGCGCGCGGAGGCGATGCTCGCCCTGGGCGCGGCCCACGACGTGATCGGCGAGCTGTCGGAACTGGTCCGGACCTATCCGCTGCGCGAGAGCCTCCGGGCGCTGCTGATGACCGCCCTGCACCGGAGCGGCCGGCGCGCCGAGGCGCTGGACGTCTACCGCGACGCCGAGCGGCTGCTGGAGGAGGAGCTCGGCATCGAGCCGAGCCCGCCGCTGACCAAGCTCTACCAGCAGCTGCAGGCCGACGAGGTCAGGCCGGTCGTCTCGGTCCGGGCGAGCCACCACGCCCGAGTGCCCGACGGCTTCGTCAGCCGCGCGATGGAAGTGGCCCGGATGCAGGCCATGGTCGCCGACGTGGCCGCCGGCACCGGCGGCGTGATCTGGCTCGAAGGCGAACCCGGCATCGGCAAGTCCTCGCTGCTCGCGGCCGGCCTGGCCGGCGCGGAGGAGGCCGGCTGCCAGCTCGGCTGGGCCGTCGCGGACGAGCTCGGCCAGCGCTTCCCGCTGCGCACCATCCTCGACTGCCTGGACGTGGACCGCCGCTCGGCCGACCCGCGCCGGGCGGAGCTCGCCGACAGCCTGCACAGCCCCGCCAACGGCCTGTTACCCGGCGCGGACCCGGTGACGGCCGCGGTCGACCGGCTGCTGGCGTTCGTCGAGACGCTGTGCGAGGACGCGCCGCTGCTGCTCGTGATGGACGACATGCAGTGGGCCGACGAGGTCAGTTTGCTGGTGTGGCACCGGCTTTCCCGCGCCACGAGCCGGCTGCCGCTGCTGCTGGTGGCCAGCGCGCGGACGCTGCCGCGGCGGCCGCACGTCGAACAGGTGCGGCTGGCGGCGGCGGACGGCTTTGTCGTCACCCTGGAACCGCTCAGCGCCAACGATGTCGCCGACATCGTCCGGCAGTCGGTCGGCGCCCCGCCCGGACCGGAGCTTCGGACCCTGACCGCCCGTGCCGGCGGCAATCCGCTGTACGTGCGGGAACTTCTGGACGCGCTGTCCCGTGAGGACGCGATCACGGTCGCCGACGGCAGCGCCGAGATCCAGCACGGAACCGCCGCCAGCGCCCCGGGTTCGCTCGTGGCGGCGCTGACCCGCCGGCTGAGCTTCCTGTCCGCCAACGTCCGGGAGGCCCTGCAGTGGGCCTCGCTGCTCGGCGCGGAGTTCGCCGTCGGCGATCTCTCCGTCGTCAGCGACCGACCGGTGCCGCAGCTGCTGGGCCTGCTGGACGAGGCGATCACCAGCAACGTGGTGATCGCCAACGGGGACTACCTCGCGTTCCGGCACGGCCTGATCCGCCAGGCGCTGTACGAGGGCACACCCAGCGCCGTCCGGCTGGCCCTGCACAACCACGCCGCACAGGCGCTGGCCAAGGCCGGCGCGCCGCTCGAACAGGTCGCCGAGCAGCTGCTGGCGGTGCCCGGCGCCGTCGAACCCTGGGTCGTGACGTGGCTGCAGGACAATGCTTCCGCGCTCGGCCAGCTGGCGCCGCAGATCACCATGGACCTGATCGGCCGCGCGCTGGCCATGCCGACGCTCACACCGCCGGCGCGCGAGGCGCTCACCGCCGAGCTGGCTCGGCTGTCGTTCGCCCTCGGCGGCGTTCCCGAGTCCGAGGTGCGGTACGTGATCGGCCGGACGAGGAACGTCGACCGGTTGTCGGAGATGCGATCCATCCTCGCGCACATCCTGTGCCGGCGCGGCCAGGGCGCGGCGGCGGTGGAGATGCTGCGGGAGTCCATCGAGGGCCCGGACGTGCCGGAGGTGTGGAAGGCCCGGCACGAGGTGCTCACCGCGATCGGCGAGCGGACCGGCAACCAGGACCTCACGGCGTGCGAGGTCAGCGCCCGGCGTGGCGTGAAACGCGGCCAGGAGTGCGGCGACGAGTTCGCTGCGGCACACGGACTTCAGGAGCTGTGGGTCGTGCACTCGGTGCGCCGCGAGCACGCGGCGGCGATTTCCGTGGTGGACGAGGCCATCGCCGCCATCGCGGACGTGCCGGCGCTGGTCGGGATGCGGCTGAACCTGTTGGACAACCGGCTGTTCAGCCTGCAGAACCTGGACCGCCTGGCCGACGTCGACGACACGCTCCGGTTCGCGCGGGAACTCGGCCGGCAGCACGCCGTGCCGACCGAGCTGCACCTGCCGGCCGCCGTGCACCACTACTGGCTGGGCCGCTGGGACGAGGCGTTGGTCGAGCTGGACGGGGTCGTGCAGGACAGCCCGGAGATGACGTTCTACGGGCTGCGGGAAAGCACCGTGACGCTGCTCCTGCTGCACGGTGTCGCCGCGCTGATCGCGTTGCGGCGGGCCGACGACGATGCCGCCGACGCGCATCTCCTCGCCGCCGCGGAGCTGCCGGTGGCCAGCCCGGCCGAGCGGGAGAACTGCGACTTCCTCGTTGCCGCGCAAGCGGTTGCGGCCGAGCGTGACGGCCGCATCGACGAGGCGGTGTCGCTGCTGACCCCGAACCTGCGGGCCGACTACTCGCAGATGACGTTGCGGCACCAGTGGTTGCCGGACCTGGCCCGGCTCGCGCTGCAGCAGGGCGACATCGCGATCGCCCGGGAGGCCGCCGAGCAGTGCGACGACGAGGCCAGCCGCGAGCAGCAGCCGGCCCGTGCCTTCACGGCCGCGTTGCGGTGCCGGGCTCTCGTCACCGGCGATCCCGAGCCGGCGCGTGAGGCCGTCGAGCACTACCGGCGAATCGGGCGGGCGGTGGAACTCGGGCAGGCGTTGGAGGATCTCGCCGTGCTGCACGCCGCCCGTGGGCACGTCTCCGATGCCGAGGCGGCACTGGGGGAGGCCATTGCCGAGTACTCGGCTTTCGGTGCGCGGTGGGACATTCAGCGTGCCCGCGAGCGGTCGGCGGCGGCGCGGCCGTAG